Proteins co-encoded in one Nicotiana sylvestris chromosome 7, ASM39365v2, whole genome shotgun sequence genomic window:
- the LOC138873926 gene encoding uncharacterized protein, with protein MGRSTSTSSSILLALIFVLSFDLFGANLRVNAVTPLIQKACENTGARDFCYNIMENDPEAPWAKTKLDLEFITLRLAQVNYKTVHRKVWTITANETNPEYKQIYRKCLHQYNLLKSEFRNLMETLLVNGNIDLAAQAASNPIFVCERYFTPGVPNPISEDNKYTMYFFDLMRDMYLTPF; from the coding sequence atggGGAGATCAACTTCTACTTCTTCATCAATCTTACTAGCCTTGATTTTTGTATTAAGTTTTGATCTCTTTGGTGCAAATTTAAGAGTAAATGCTGTGACCCCACTAATTCAAAAGGCTTGTGAGAACACTGGTGCAAGAGATTTTTGTTATAATATTATGGAGAATGATCCAGAGGCTCCTTGGGCAAAAActaagcttgatcttgaattCATTACACTTAGATTGGCACAAGTAAACTACAAAACAGTTCACAGGAAAGTTTGGACAATCACTGCAAATGAAACAAATCCAGAATATAAGCAAATTTACAGGAAGTGTCTTCATCAGTATAATCTTTTGAAATCAGAATTCCGGAATTTGATGGAAACCTTACTCGTAAACGGTAACATTGATCTAGCGGCTCAGGCTGCATCAAATCCTATATTCGTGTGTGAGCGTTATTTCACTCCAGGTGTTCCAAATCCCATTTCTGAAGACAATAAATATACGATGTATTTCTTTGATCTTATGAGGGATATGTATCTCACACCTTTCTGA